A window of the Xiashengella succiniciproducens genome harbors these coding sequences:
- a CDS encoding PKD domain-containing protein, translated as MKSCLKYIFTTVSAAFLTVVCTQGQELTVRKLKLNDPITNEMAPFVHDSTLYFISNRKSNLVKNVFDQEDRFLYKLYKAHIDKDGNTGRTTLFEATAGQELTVGPMTMSTDGVTLIATLNKKNELKLQRGNREPNQLWLFQSQKAGSNWQEFRELSFGYGSYSVTHPSLSTDGTMLFFCSDMPGGYGGTDIYVSRKVEGRWDTPENLGPAINTAGNEVFPFWHSSGKLYFSSDGHGGMGGTDIFYSIYDGKWNTPVALAEPVNTPYDDFSCFIFTDESRGLFASNRDGSDDLYQFEYQIAFCEDPSEVTEDYYCFTLYETSGFDPDTMQIRFIWEFNDGTILEGSEVDYCFPGPGQYEVILNVVDPVTGEELKAADRNKILLEMTKQVYFQAPERIKQGEEILFDASLNGYQDTGDIQYFWNFGTGEEQQMGKTIRHTFRKKGIYMVKCEAYWRDGRHCSYRNIVVE; from the coding sequence ATGAAGAGTTGCTTGAAATATATATTTACCACGGTATCGGCTGCATTCCTGACAGTAGTCTGCACTCAGGGGCAGGAGCTCACAGTCAGAAAGCTTAAACTTAACGACCCTATAACCAACGAGATGGCTCCATTTGTTCATGATTCAACACTCTACTTTATCTCCAACCGTAAGAGCAACCTTGTCAAGAATGTATTTGATCAGGAGGACCGTTTCCTGTACAAACTATATAAAGCTCACATCGATAAAGATGGAAACACTGGACGTACGACATTGTTTGAAGCGACTGCAGGTCAGGAACTTACCGTAGGTCCGATGACAATGAGTACTGACGGGGTTACTCTGATTGCTACGCTCAACAAGAAAAATGAACTAAAGCTACAGCGCGGAAATCGTGAACCAAATCAGCTTTGGCTTTTCCAATCGCAAAAAGCAGGAAGCAATTGGCAGGAGTTTAGAGAGCTGTCCTTCGGTTACGGATCATACTCCGTAACCCACCCATCGCTCTCGACTGATGGTACCATGCTGTTCTTCTGCTCGGATATGCCCGGCGGATACGGAGGAACCGACATCTATGTAAGCCGTAAGGTAGAAGGCAGATGGGACACTCCAGAAAATCTGGGCCCTGCGATCAACACTGCTGGGAATGAGGTCTTTCCCTTTTGGCATAGTTCCGGTAAACTGTACTTCAGTTCGGATGGCCACGGAGGCATGGGAGGAACAGATATATTCTACTCCATCTATGATGGTAAATGGAACACACCTGTAGCATTGGCCGAACCTGTCAACACTCCCTATGATGATTTCAGCTGTTTTATATTCACGGACGAATCCAGAGGTCTTTTTGCATCCAACAGGGACGGTTCTGATGACCTCTACCAATTTGAATACCAAATCGCATTCTGCGAGGATCCGTCTGAAGTTACCGAAGATTACTATTGCTTCACCCTGTATGAGACAAGTGGCTTTGATCCAGATACAATGCAAATCAGGTTTATCTGGGAATTCAATGACGGCACGATACTTGAAGGATCGGAAGTAGACTACTGCTTCCCGGGTCCCGGACAATATGAGGTCATACTGAACGTTGTAGATCCGGTGACTGGTGAAGAGTTGAAGGCTGCGGACAGGAATAAGATACTGCTTGAAATGACAAAGCAGGTTTACTTCCAGGCCCCAGAAAGGATAAAACAAGGTGAGGAGATACTGTTTGACGCCAGCTTAAACGGATACCAGGATACAGGTGATATACAGTATTTCTGGAACTTTGGTACAGGAGAAGAACAACAAATGGGTAAAACAATTAGACATACTTTCCGTAAGAAAGGAATATATATGGTGAAGTGTGAAGCATATTGGAGGGATGGTAGACATTGCTCATACCGCAATATTGTTGTGGAGTAA
- a CDS encoding gliding motility-associated C-terminal domain-containing protein, translated as MLNQISKHIYQTLRRFLFLCLLLALPYAIQLAQGQESYFARLLTPDQAICESGDVEIQIEFNTAIDGPVDVGIEVRGDVSGFLMRSPKFVENYYPATDGAIKTQVHTVDYPDDNEITIKLTTGLDGDSTTYNESDMWGQTVIRIDRIPTAPFSAGDDIVTCGLSTTLNATPGSGNGHTSYLWSGSGGNFSDNSIANPVFTANNEGTYTLTFTQINGVCQANDQVNVTLNGQPAATIDSESTICGSGNATINLTLQGNGPWQARYAAGNQESTLNITSSAYSFSRNITGETEFRLINVTDVNGCVTSYNGEAGSTVVIPDLKVNADAGEYTEVCGDLVELNAAAPGMGIGQWSGDGVFDDTSDPKTGFRISALTTGVVEKDLTWTITNGDCLSSDVVRVKFYKKPETDLFTAGRDTILYNKTDYTLQASLPFGSGVWAVIEGNAVIAGINDPTTPISNLRYGLNRLRWTLSNGVCSSVSDDVTITVTGVKHYNGISPNGDGKNDVLVIEGADVVANNELIIFDVRGKVVYQSRDYQNDWGGTDNSGKILPDGYYYFNFRGEGVDIKDYLIIKSSVY; from the coding sequence GTGTTAAACCAAATTAGTAAGCATATTTACCAGACGCTGCGCCGTTTCCTTTTCCTCTGCCTGTTGCTGGCCCTACCCTATGCAATTCAATTAGCGCAAGGGCAGGAGAGCTATTTTGCCAGGCTACTTACACCGGATCAGGCTATTTGTGAAAGTGGTGATGTTGAAATTCAGATTGAATTTAATACAGCTATTGATGGACCTGTTGATGTTGGAATTGAAGTACGTGGGGATGTCAGTGGCTTTTTGATGAGAAGTCCCAAATTCGTTGAAAATTATTATCCTGCCACAGATGGTGCTATCAAAACACAGGTTCATACTGTCGATTATCCTGACGATAATGAGATTACAATCAAACTGACAACCGGTTTGGATGGTGACAGCACTACCTATAATGAATCTGATATGTGGGGTCAGACCGTAATAAGGATAGACCGCATACCTACTGCACCCTTCAGCGCAGGTGATGATATAGTAACATGCGGACTCTCTACTACACTTAATGCAACACCCGGTTCCGGAAATGGACATACCTCCTACCTTTGGAGCGGCAGTGGGGGCAACTTTAGCGACAACAGTATTGCCAACCCTGTATTTACCGCCAATAATGAAGGGACCTACACCCTGACATTTACTCAGATTAATGGCGTATGCCAGGCAAATGATCAGGTAAATGTGACTCTGAATGGTCAGCCTGCTGCTACTATTGATAGTGAAAGTACAATATGCGGGAGCGGCAATGCTACAATAAATCTGACGCTTCAGGGTAACGGGCCCTGGCAGGCCCGTTATGCTGCCGGCAATCAGGAATCTACATTAAACATTACTTCTTCTGCCTACAGTTTTTCCCGCAACATTACCGGAGAAACCGAATTCAGACTTATCAACGTAACCGATGTAAACGGATGTGTCACATCTTATAACGGTGAAGCGGGAAGTACTGTAGTAATACCCGACCTTAAGGTTAATGCCGATGCCGGTGAATATACTGAAGTATGCGGTGATTTGGTTGAACTCAATGCCGCAGCCCCAGGCATGGGAATAGGTCAATGGAGCGGTGACGGAGTATTTGATGATACTTCAGACCCTAAAACAGGTTTCAGAATTTCTGCACTTACCACCGGTGTTGTAGAAAAAGACCTGACCTGGACAATAACAAATGGCGACTGCCTCAGCTCGGATGTAGTCAGGGTAAAGTTTTACAAAAAACCGGAGACAGACTTGTTTACCGCAGGTAGGGATACAATTCTGTACAACAAAACAGATTATACACTTCAGGCAAGCCTACCCTTTGGCTCAGGCGTATGGGCTGTTATTGAAGGTAATGCCGTGATAGCAGGGATAAATGATCCCACCACTCCAATCAGTAATCTTCGCTATGGTTTAAACAGGCTGAGATGGACCCTTTCCAACGGGGTTTGCTCGTCAGTTTCAGATGATGTTACAATTACAGTAACCGGAGTTAAGCACTATAACGGGATATCTCCCAACGGAGATGGCAAGAATGATGTGCTTGTAATTGAAGGTGCAGATGTTGTGGCAAACAACGAACTTATCATATTTGACGTAAGGGGCAAGGTTGTATATCAGTCAAGAGATTATCAGAATGACTGGGGAGGCACTGATAACAGCGGTAAGATTCTGCCTGACGGATACTATTACTTCAATTTCCGTGGAGAAGGTGTTGATATAAAAGACTATTTAATAATAAAAAGTTCCGTATACTAG
- a CDS encoding type IX secretion system membrane protein PorP/SprF, whose product MRLRLLTILTFCCCISGYSQKEVLMTQYMHNRYAVNTAFAGSAETLSALLSARMQWTGMNDAPKAQFFSMHAPLKNDNIALGLSAFNENVAIAQNTGLSASYAYRVRTSTTNRLAFSISGGFYSARLNWHKVNLQDETDEVFRDNENYIKPALGFGMAWYGTDFFLGLSIPDMFYNGQLAHESSEIELPETDYFLTGGYLFPLGGLISMQPSFLVRFKPSGTTVADLSASFIYDNTFWLGAAYRTNSEIIALAAWQATPQLRVIYSYDYPTGDLSNMNSGSHEISLKFDFGYKVNTVSPRFF is encoded by the coding sequence ATGAGGCTGAGATTACTGACTATACTTACCTTCTGTTGTTGTATCAGTGGCTATTCTCAAAAAGAGGTGCTGATGACGCAGTATATGCACAACCGTTATGCTGTAAATACGGCCTTCGCAGGTTCAGCCGAAACCCTCTCTGCACTTTTATCTGCCAGGATGCAATGGACTGGAATGAATGATGCCCCTAAGGCTCAGTTTTTCTCTATGCATGCTCCTCTCAAGAACGACAATATTGCCCTGGGACTGTCAGCATTCAACGAAAATGTTGCAATAGCCCAGAATACAGGGCTCTCTGCTTCCTACGCATACAGAGTACGTACGAGTACCACTAACCGGTTGGCCTTTAGTATCAGTGGAGGTTTTTATTCTGCCCGTCTCAACTGGCACAAGGTAAACCTGCAGGACGAGACTGATGAAGTATTCAGGGATAATGAGAACTATATAAAGCCTGCTCTGGGATTTGGCATGGCCTGGTATGGAACTGATTTCTTCCTTGGCCTGTCAATACCTGATATGTTCTACAACGGTCAACTGGCCCATGAGTCGTCAGAAATAGAACTGCCAGAGACTGATTACTTCCTTACGGGAGGTTATCTCTTCCCGCTTGGAGGACTTATTTCGATGCAGCCATCATTTCTGGTGCGCTTCAAACCTTCAGGAACAACTGTAGCTGACCTAAGCGCCAGCTTTATATATGACAACACTTTTTGGCTGGGAGCCGCATATCGCACCAACAGCGAAATAATCGCACTGGCCGCATGGCAGGCCACACCCCAGCTTAGGGTAATATATAGCTACGATTATCCAACCGGAGATCTGAGCAATATGAACAGCGGAAGCCATGAAATATCACTGAAGTTTGACTTTGGCTATAAGGTCAACACAGTAAGCCCGAGATTTTTTTAA